A section of the Solitalea canadensis DSM 3403 genome encodes:
- a CDS encoding TonB-dependent receptor yields MLIISITTAMAQNGKIIGKVTDKGFNEPIVGLPVIVKGSQKVSPTSIDGRYELSLPAGTYTLEFKYISYKTKVVSEVAVKAGKVTELNVVMDDAATELGEVVVASSYKKESVNALYSLQKSNIRVSDGISAEVIKRSPDKNTSEVLKRISGTSIQDNKFVVVRGLSDRYNVSLMNNAALPSTETDKRAFSFDIIPSNLIDNIVINKTASPDLPGDFSGGAVQITTRDFPVEPVFSFTLGTGINTQSTFKDYQSANTGTLDFLGFLDNSRNLPSSYTAVRNNYPAMPISDAQQVSMAFPNTYGVAKTGTTLPNANMQLTIGNNKNYQSGSRLGYLASLSYRTQRDILLRERSDYNLDKIQVVRNNDELYNYSNNLGGLLNFAYSKGNNKFALKNFYNNTFKNSYADRNGLITDESGGNNLNNIGSFNDVYQSSLFNSVLEGQHLLSKSNINIDWNASFANTSKDQPDQKIVEAIKSDGSTDPYYVTLSNYNSPAIQNAGRVYSKLNENVYSGNLNAAIPFKLFNENHKIKIGGTSVYRSRDFKIDALGYASAGFNPVKIDLANGVNFNNIFSQQSMQSNNLMLSVISSNSYDYDGTVNTNSGYVMFDNKLAKNLRLIWGARVEAFKMDLTPAKNKAAKQEYNQTDILPSANLIYSVTEKSNIRTSFSKNVNRPEFREIAQFQYFDFETDFNIVGNPNLKIAKITNADVRYEFYPAAGEIISVSAFYKKFENPIEQTNNGSRVFTFVNAESANDYGLEIELRKKLSFFGGANFWNNMNFYVNASYIKSDVKLGTDVRQRPLQGQSPYLINSGLQYNDGKFGANIMYNRTGQRMLYVGTSGGADIYEAPRDIIDLQISHKMFKDNAELRLTAGDILAQQIRYYYNFGGSTNYQAESDRVINSIQPGRTFSLSFSYNLPYKK; encoded by the coding sequence ATGCTAATCATTTCGATAACAACTGCGATGGCCCAAAATGGTAAAATCATAGGAAAGGTAACAGATAAAGGTTTTAATGAGCCGATTGTCGGTTTACCGGTAATTGTGAAAGGATCTCAAAAAGTATCTCCTACATCAATTGACGGTCGTTATGAGTTATCACTCCCGGCTGGAACTTACACTTTAGAGTTTAAATATATCAGTTATAAAACAAAAGTTGTTTCAGAAGTAGCAGTAAAAGCAGGGAAAGTTACCGAACTAAATGTAGTAATGGATGATGCAGCAACTGAGCTAGGTGAGGTAGTAGTAGCTTCAAGTTATAAAAAAGAATCGGTTAATGCACTTTATTCTTTGCAGAAAAGTAACATACGTGTATCTGATGGCATTTCTGCAGAGGTTATTAAAAGATCCCCTGATAAAAATACAAGTGAAGTTCTTAAACGTATAAGTGGTACAAGTATTCAAGATAATAAGTTCGTCGTCGTAAGAGGTCTAAGTGATAGATATAATGTTTCTTTGATGAATAACGCAGCGTTACCAAGCACTGAAACTGATAAGCGAGCTTTTTCCTTTGATATTATTCCATCTAACCTAATTGATAATATCGTTATTAATAAAACAGCTTCTCCTGACCTTCCTGGTGATTTTTCAGGTGGTGCTGTACAAATAACAACTCGAGACTTTCCTGTGGAGCCTGTTTTCTCGTTTACTTTAGGAACTGGTATCAATACTCAAAGCACTTTTAAAGATTATCAATCTGCTAATACTGGAACATTGGATTTTCTTGGTTTCTTAGATAATTCAAGAAATCTACCATCATCTTATACCGCGGTACGTAATAACTATCCGGCAATGCCGATTAGTGATGCACAGCAAGTTTCAATGGCATTCCCCAATACCTATGGTGTTGCGAAAACCGGAACAACACTTCCAAATGCTAATATGCAGTTGACCATTGGCAACAATAAGAATTATCAATCTGGTTCAAGATTAGGTTATTTAGCTTCATTGAGTTATAGAACTCAACGTGATATTTTATTACGAGAACGTTCAGATTATAACTTGGATAAAATTCAGGTTGTTAGAAACAATGATGAATTATATAACTATTCTAATAATCTGGGTGGACTTTTAAACTTTGCTTATTCAAAAGGTAATAACAAATTTGCGCTGAAGAACTTCTATAATAATACTTTTAAAAATAGTTACGCTGATCGTAATGGTTTGATCACAGATGAATCAGGTGGTAACAATCTTAATAACATCGGTTCATTTAACGACGTGTACCAAAGTTCATTGTTCAACTCAGTTTTAGAGGGGCAGCATTTATTATCAAAATCAAATATCAATATTGATTGGAATGCTTCATTTGCCAACACAAGTAAAGATCAACCAGATCAAAAAATTGTGGAAGCCATTAAATCTGATGGATCAACTGACCCTTATTACGTTACCCTATCTAACTATAATAGCCCTGCCATTCAAAATGCAGGTAGAGTATACAGTAAATTAAATGAGAATGTTTACAGTGGAAATTTAAATGCTGCTATTCCATTTAAACTGTTCAATGAAAACCATAAGATCAAAATTGGTGGAACATCTGTATATCGTTCAAGAGATTTTAAAATTGATGCATTGGGTTATGCTTCGGCTGGATTCAATCCGGTTAAAATAGATCTAGCTAATGGTGTAAATTTTAATAATATTTTCTCACAGCAGTCAATGCAGTCAAATAACCTGATGTTAAGTGTTATTTCATCAAATTCATATGATTATGATGGTACCGTTAACACCAATTCGGGCTATGTGATGTTTGACAACAAATTAGCTAAAAATCTTCGTTTAATTTGGGGTGCTAGGGTGGAAGCATTTAAAATGGATCTTACTCCAGCAAAAAATAAAGCTGCTAAACAGGAATATAACCAAACAGACATCCTTCCTTCGGCTAACTTGATTTACAGTGTTACTGAAAAATCAAATATCAGAACATCCTTCTCAAAGAATGTAAATCGTCCTGAGTTTAGAGAAATTGCTCAATTTCAATATTTTGACTTCGAAACAGACTTTAACATTGTTGGTAATCCAAATTTAAAAATTGCCAAAATCACTAATGCGGATGTACGTTATGAGTTTTATCCGGCAGCTGGTGAAATTATATCAGTAAGTGCATTCTATAAGAAATTTGAAAACCCAATCGAACAAACCAATAATGGTAGTCGTGTATTCACTTTTGTGAACGCAGAAAGTGCAAATGACTATGGACTTGAAATTGAATTAAGAAAGAAACTTTCATTTTTTGGAGGTGCTAACTTCTGGAATAACATGAATTTCTATGTAAATGCATCTTATATAAAATCTGATGTAAAATTAGGAACAGATGTTCGTCAGCGTCCATTACAAGGTCAATCACCTTATTTGATCAATTCAGGTTTGCAGTATAATGATGGAAAGTTTGGGGCTAACATTATGTACAATCGAACTGGACAACGCATGCTGTACGTAGGTACAAGTGGTGGTGCGGATATTTATGAGGCTCCACGCGATATTATCGATTTACAAATAAGTCATAAAATGTTTAAAGATAATGCGGAGTTACGTTTAACTGCCGGAGATATTCTTGCACAACAGATCCGTTATTACTACAACTTTGGTGGTTCAACCAATTATCAAGCAGAAAGTGATCGCGTTATAAACTCAATTCAACCAGGACGTACTTTCTCGTTGAGTTTCTCTTATAACCTTCCTTATAAGAAATAA
- a CDS encoding lysophospholipid acyltransferase family protein: MKLITKNEFAKATKLDKLKMPGLAELLMELTKINKVNRVFAENSDKQGVDFIDGVLEDIGITVEFDEDDLKNIPKEGGFIAIANHPYGGVEGLILVKLLTSVRPEAKVMANFLLKKIPNIADYFIGVNPFENVKSVSSLGGMKATMEQLQNGIPVGIFPAGEVSTYDAEAQTVTDKKWSSIVGKMIQKAQVPVVPIYFHGNNGVLFHLLGLIHPSLRTVKLPSELFNKKGNTIKLRVGKPIMPAEYNGLSTPERSLRYLRARTYALNSAFDTDVNRFFVKDLFSVLKRPEDVVEATPQDLIEKDVAQIRDEALVYTEKNYEVYIAKTQRIPNIIREIGRLREITFREVGEGTNKKIDLDEFDLYYRHLFIWDKDAKKLVGAYRIGRGNDIFYAYGKKGFYINTLFNIKDQMNGILKHSLELGRSFIVKEYQQKPLPLFLLWKGIRAYVLKHPEYQYLIGPVSISNNFSNLSQSLIIDFITKNFYDEQLAKLVSPKTKFKVKHNNVDTDVLIEQYKSLKSLDTLISQIEISNIKIPVLLRQYIQLNAKIICFNIDPKFENALDGFLVLNLKDIPEDKMEKLSQGV; encoded by the coding sequence ATGAAGTTGATCACGAAAAATGAGTTTGCAAAGGCCACTAAACTTGATAAGCTGAAAATGCCTGGCCTTGCCGAACTACTGATGGAGTTGACCAAGATCAACAAAGTAAACAGAGTATTTGCTGAGAACTCAGATAAACAAGGCGTTGATTTTATTGACGGAGTATTAGAGGATATAGGAATTACTGTTGAATTTGATGAAGACGATCTTAAGAATATACCAAAAGAAGGTGGATTTATTGCAATAGCCAATCATCCATATGGAGGAGTTGAAGGATTAATTTTGGTTAAATTGCTTACCTCTGTAAGACCTGAAGCCAAAGTTATGGCTAACTTTCTATTGAAGAAAATCCCAAATATTGCAGATTACTTTATAGGTGTTAATCCATTTGAGAATGTTAAAAGTGTTTCGAGTTTAGGCGGTATGAAGGCCACCATGGAACAGTTACAAAATGGCATTCCTGTTGGAATTTTCCCGGCTGGAGAAGTATCCACTTATGATGCGGAAGCGCAAACAGTTACAGACAAAAAATGGTCGTCGATTGTAGGAAAGATGATCCAGAAAGCGCAAGTTCCGGTTGTACCTATTTATTTCCACGGTAATAATGGTGTTTTGTTCCACTTATTAGGACTTATCCACCCATCTTTACGGACTGTAAAACTTCCTTCTGAATTATTCAATAAAAAAGGGAACACTATTAAGTTACGTGTCGGCAAACCTATCATGCCTGCTGAATATAATGGTTTATCAACACCTGAACGTTCTTTACGCTATTTGAGAGCACGTACCTATGCATTAAATTCAGCTTTTGACACAGATGTAAACCGCTTCTTTGTGAAAGATCTGTTTAGTGTATTAAAAAGACCGGAAGATGTTGTTGAAGCGACTCCACAGGATCTGATTGAAAAAGATGTTGCCCAAATAAGAGACGAGGCATTAGTTTATACCGAAAAGAACTACGAGGTTTACATTGCTAAAACGCAACGAATTCCTAATATTATTAGGGAAATTGGCCGATTAAGAGAAATTACCTTCAGGGAAGTTGGAGAAGGTACTAATAAGAAAATAGACCTGGATGAGTTTGATCTTTATTACCGCCATTTATTTATATGGGATAAGGATGCAAAAAAATTAGTTGGTGCTTATCGTATTGGCCGAGGCAATGATATTTTCTACGCTTACGGTAAGAAAGGCTTTTACATTAATACGCTTTTCAATATCAAGGATCAGATGAATGGTATCCTGAAACACTCGCTTGAGTTGGGTCGTTCCTTTATTGTTAAAGAGTATCAGCAAAAACCTTTGCCTTTATTTTTACTTTGGAAGGGAATTCGTGCCTATGTGTTAAAGCATCCTGAATATCAATACCTGATCGGACCAGTTAGTATTAGTAACAACTTTTCTAACCTTTCTCAATCGTTGATCATTGATTTCATTACTAAGAATTTTTATGATGAGCAATTGGCGAAATTGGTTTCACCAAAAACTAAATTCAAGGTTAAGCATAATAATGTTGACACCGATGTACTGATTGAGCAATATAAATCATTAAAATCGCTTGATACATTAATCTCTCAAATTGAAATTAGCAATATCAAGATTCCTGTTCTGTTACGTCAGTACATTCAGTTAAATGCAAAGATCATTTGCTTTAATATAGATCCGAAATTTGAAAATGCATTGGATGGTTTCCTTGTTTTAAATCTTAAGGATATTCCAGAGGATAAAATGGAGAAACTTTCGCAGGGAGTATAG
- a CDS encoding helix-hairpin-helix domain-containing protein: MKSFLKTWFSFSRKELNGLFVLMLICFITIISTFCFPSFFTEPPTDFSSFKKEIREFEANNHPTAIKPHSFVSSANKESTRNIKLTSFDPNTLLYKDWLQLGFSERQATVVMHYLEKGGRFRKKEDIKKIYSFSQAQYEQLAPYIVIGSSDKVVSSISETLFPAKSEKIIELNAADSLQLISLKGIGPVLARRIIKYRDRLGGFYAKEQLKDVYGLDSLVYLTIERSISVDLTKIKLTNINTASFNELRHYPYLTNKQINALLNFRKQHGLFSLVNDIIKYDIIDNNTFNKILPYLSID; the protein is encoded by the coding sequence ATGAAAAGTTTTCTCAAAACTTGGTTCTCTTTCTCACGTAAAGAGTTAAACGGTTTATTTGTGTTAATGTTAATTTGTTTCATTACAATAATTTCAACATTCTGTTTTCCTTCTTTTTTCACGGAGCCTCCAACCGATTTTTCATCATTTAAAAAAGAAATCCGGGAGTTCGAAGCAAATAATCATCCCACAGCAATAAAACCGCATTCTTTTGTTAGCTCCGCCAATAAGGAAAGCACACGCAATATAAAACTTACTTCTTTTGATCCTAATACTTTATTATACAAAGATTGGTTACAATTAGGTTTCTCCGAAAGGCAGGCTACTGTTGTAATGCATTATCTTGAAAAAGGCGGACGTTTTAGGAAGAAGGAGGATATTAAAAAGATTTATTCTTTTAGCCAGGCTCAATATGAACAATTAGCACCATATATAGTAATTGGTAGCAGCGACAAAGTAGTATCCTCAATATCAGAAACACTTTTTCCTGCGAAATCTGAAAAAATAATTGAACTCAACGCTGCTGATTCTTTGCAGCTTATTTCTCTTAAGGGCATAGGACCTGTTTTGGCCCGGAGGATAATAAAATACAGAGACCGTTTAGGCGGTTTTTATGCAAAAGAGCAATTAAAAGATGTGTACGGGCTAGACAGTTTAGTATATTTAACTATTGAAAGATCAATTTCAGTAGATCTTACTAAGATTAAGCTAACCAATATAAATACGGCGTCGTTTAATGAATTGAGGCATTATCCTTACCTGACCAATAAACAGATCAATGCATTGTTAAATTTTAGAAAGCAGCACGGCTTATTTTCCTTAGTAAATGATATCATAAAGTATGATATTATAGACAACAACACGTTCAACAAAATATTGCCGTATCTGAGTATCGATTAA
- a CDS encoding adenine phosphoribosyltransferase: MNIEQQIKAVVRDVNDFPKPGIVFKDITPILRDPKLCDAIAEAYVQRLNGIKIDEVAAIESRGFLFGMMIAHKLLVPFVPIRKKGKLPCKTVQQSYNLEYGEAIIEVHEDGIEAGKNVLIHDDLLATGGTVEAAAKLVEKLGANVAAISFLVELDFLKGRDKLLHHSEHIISLANYQ, translated from the coding sequence ATGAACATTGAACAGCAGATTAAAGCAGTAGTAAGAGACGTTAACGATTTTCCAAAACCAGGAATTGTATTTAAAGACATAACACCCATTTTAAGAGACCCTAAACTTTGTGATGCTATTGCTGAGGCATATGTTCAACGATTAAACGGAATAAAAATTGATGAGGTTGCTGCAATAGAAAGTCGTGGCTTTTTATTTGGTATGATGATAGCTCATAAACTATTAGTTCCATTTGTCCCTATTCGTAAAAAAGGAAAATTGCCATGCAAAACTGTACAGCAATCTTACAATTTAGAATATGGTGAAGCTATAATTGAAGTGCACGAGGATGGAATAGAAGCTGGTAAAAATGTACTAATTCATGATGATTTGTTAGCAACCGGTGGTACAGTCGAAGCAGCAGCTAAACTAGTAGAGAAATTGGGTGCTAATGTAGCAGCAATATCTTTCTTAGTGGAGTTGGATTTTTTGAAGGGGCGTGATAAGCTATTACATCACTCAGAACACATAATTTCATTAGCAAATTATCAATAA
- a CDS encoding acyl-CoA dehydrogenase family protein, whose product MMTNLIYDEAMSTPSENLRMVHEMARDFAEKYIRPHVMDWDESQEFPIHIFKQLGELGMMGVLVPEQYGGAGFGYFEYVAIIEEIAKVCGSIGLSLAAHNSLCTGHILQFGNDEQKQRWLPKLATAEWIGAWGLTEANTGSDALRMNTTAVRDGDYYIINGSKNWITHGKSSSVAVIMARTGERGDSNGVSAFVIEKTTPGFTHGKKENKLGMRASETTELILDNVRVHKDNMLGQEGDGFKQAMKVLDGGRISIAALSLGIAKGAFEAAKAYSKQRQQFGKPICDFQGISFKLSDMATEIEAAELLIHQAAYKKNVGEKMTKESAMAKYFASEVAVRAANEAVQIFGGYGYTKDFPAEKYYRDAKLCTIGEGTSEIQKIVIAREILKD is encoded by the coding sequence ATGATGACCAATTTAATTTATGATGAAGCTATGTCAACACCATCTGAAAACCTGCGGATGGTGCATGAAATGGCACGTGACTTTGCCGAAAAGTATATCCGTCCTCACGTGATGGATTGGGACGAAAGCCAGGAATTTCCTATTCACATTTTTAAACAATTAGGTGAATTAGGGATGATGGGCGTTTTAGTTCCTGAACAATATGGAGGGGCAGGCTTTGGCTATTTTGAGTATGTTGCCATTATTGAAGAAATTGCAAAAGTATGTGGATCAATAGGTTTATCACTTGCTGCACATAACTCTTTGTGCACAGGCCATATATTGCAATTCGGAAATGATGAACAAAAACAACGCTGGTTGCCGAAACTTGCTACTGCTGAATGGATTGGTGCTTGGGGCTTAACCGAAGCAAATACCGGTTCTGATGCATTGAGAATGAATACAACAGCAGTAAGAGATGGTGATTATTACATTATCAATGGTAGTAAAAATTGGATTACACATGGTAAATCAAGTTCTGTTGCTGTGATTATGGCAAGAACAGGCGAGCGTGGAGATTCGAACGGAGTTTCAGCTTTTGTTATCGAGAAAACGACTCCTGGTTTTACTCATGGTAAAAAAGAGAATAAACTTGGTATGCGTGCTTCTGAAACTACTGAATTGATTCTTGATAATGTCCGTGTTCACAAGGATAATATGTTAGGACAGGAGGGAGACGGATTTAAGCAAGCAATGAAAGTTTTGGATGGTGGACGTATTTCAATTGCAGCACTATCACTCGGAATTGCAAAAGGTGCGTTTGAAGCAGCTAAAGCTTATTCAAAGCAACGGCAGCAATTTGGGAAACCAATATGTGACTTCCAGGGTATTTCTTTCAAACTTTCTGATATGGCTACTGAAATTGAAGCTGCTGAATTGCTGATTCATCAGGCAGCATATAAAAAGAATGTAGGTGAAAAGATGACAAAGGAGTCTGCAATGGCTAAATATTTTGCCTCAGAAGTTGCTGTTAGAGCCGCTAACGAAGCGGTACAGATTTTTGGAGGGTATGGTTATACAAAGGATTTTCCTGCTGAAAAGTATTATCGTGATGCTAAATTATGCACCATAGGAGAGGGTACATCGGAAATCCAGAAAATTGTTATTGCCAGAGAAATCCTTAAAGACTAA
- a CDS encoding lysoplasmalogenase, which produces MKRIITLLFAISVALTVYANLNHLAEIRLIAKPLIMVFVAWLYTLNTVDLIEKTNKTVLLAFLFSWIGDIALLFADDSSKAPGFYFFITGLVSFLTAHLLYITVFRKIAATSPASDIPITKRILMLVPVGFIAAVLIFFIIPHLGPMLIPVSVYAIVISLMTISAIALYNKVFMANFNLIYAGAVFFMISDMTLAFNQFVSPKPILGVIVMITYGAAQYSIMRGLSKVSLMTARQLV; this is translated from the coding sequence ATGAAGAGAATAATTACACTATTGTTTGCTATTTCTGTTGCATTAACTGTATATGCGAATCTGAATCATTTAGCAGAAATCAGATTGATTGCAAAGCCACTTATCATGGTTTTTGTAGCTTGGCTATATACATTAAATACAGTCGACTTAATTGAGAAAACGAATAAAACGGTCCTTTTAGCTTTCTTATTTTCCTGGATTGGAGATATAGCCTTGTTGTTTGCAGATGATTCATCTAAAGCTCCTGGTTTCTATTTTTTCATTACGGGTCTGGTTAGCTTTCTGACTGCCCATTTACTGTATATTACTGTATTCAGAAAAATTGCAGCAACCTCGCCGGCAAGTGATATTCCTATCACAAAAAGAATATTAATGCTTGTACCTGTTGGGTTTATTGCTGCAGTGCTGATCTTCTTTATAATACCACATTTAGGCCCTATGTTGATTCCGGTTAGTGTGTATGCAATTGTGATCTCATTAATGACAATATCCGCCATTGCATTATATAATAAGGTCTTTATGGCTAATTTTAATCTAATATATGCGGGTGCCGTATTTTTCATGATCTCTGACATGACGTTGGCTTTTAACCAGTTTGTATCTCCAAAACCTATACTTGGCGTAATTGTGATGATTACTTATGGAGCTGCACAGTACTCAATCATGCGAGGCTTAAGTAAGGTAAGTTTAATGACCGCCAGACAATTAGTTTAA
- the rpsU gene encoding 30S ribosomal protein S21: protein MIIINVKENEAIDKALKRFKKKFEKTGVLRELRSRQAFEKRSVARRTEVKKAIYKQSLQQENQ, encoded by the coding sequence ATGATTATCATTAACGTAAAAGAAAACGAAGCAATTGATAAGGCGCTTAAGCGTTTTAAGAAGAAGTTTGAAAAAACAGGTGTATTGCGCGAACTAAGAAGCCGCCAAGCCTTTGAAAAGCGTTCTGTAGCTCGTAGAACCGAGGTTAAGAAAGCGATTTACAAGCAATCTCTTCAGCAAGAGAATCAATAA
- a CDS encoding tyrosine-type recombinase/integrase: MHTESFFRYLEFEKRYSTHTLISYKNDIEQFLSFLTQFEITACAQITHAIIRSWMVELLDNDQSASTVNRKLSTLRTYFKFLHREGFINNNPVIKVQAPKKEKRLPVVIEESAIENLLDKVEFGEGFSGRRDKLIVEMFYQTGMRLAELINLKNEDVNFYSHTIKVLGKRNKERIIPITKTFGSLILDYVIVKNSNGPDNKSDFLFVTNKGEQLYPKFVYNLINNCLSQVATIEKKSPHVLRHTFATHLLNKGAELNAIKELLGHASLAATQVYTHNTTERLKSIYKQAHPRA, translated from the coding sequence ATGCATACAGAAAGTTTCTTCCGATATCTTGAATTTGAAAAACGTTATTCAACTCATACCTTGATATCTTATAAAAATGATATCGAACAATTTTTGTCATTTCTAACGCAATTTGAAATTACGGCGTGTGCTCAGATTACACACGCGATAATAAGATCGTGGATGGTGGAATTGCTGGATAATGATCAAAGTGCCTCAACCGTAAATAGAAAACTCTCAACATTACGTACCTATTTTAAGTTCCTGCATCGCGAAGGATTCATTAATAACAATCCTGTAATCAAAGTTCAGGCACCTAAGAAGGAAAAAAGGCTTCCTGTTGTTATTGAAGAAAGTGCAATTGAAAATTTACTGGATAAAGTTGAATTTGGTGAAGGTTTCAGTGGTAGGCGAGATAAGCTTATTGTAGAAATGTTTTATCAAACAGGTATGCGATTAGCTGAACTGATCAATTTGAAAAATGAAGATGTGAATTTTTACTCTCACACTATAAAGGTGTTAGGAAAACGCAACAAAGAACGGATAATACCAATTACAAAAACATTTGGAAGTTTAATTTTAGATTACGTAATTGTTAAAAATTCCAACGGACCGGATAACAAAAGCGACTTCCTTTTCGTTACCAATAAAGGAGAGCAATTGTATCCTAAATTTGTTTATAACCTAATTAATAATTGTCTTTCACAGGTAGCAACTATTGAAAAAAAGAGTCCCCATGTATTAAGACATACGTTTGCGACTCATCTATTAAACAAGGGGGCTGAACTAAATGCAATAAAAGAACTTTTAGGACATGCTAGTTTAGCGGCCACCCAGGTATATACACACAATACCACAGAACGATTGAAATCTATTTATAAACAAGCCCATCCAAGGGCCTAA
- the hpf gene encoding ribosome hibernation-promoting factor, HPF/YfiA family, with amino-acid sequence MKIRVQSIRFTADIKLIDFIQRKLDKLDSFFDHVIDGDVFLRLDKAEDDANKIVEIKINIPGKDLFVKEQRQSFEEATDVAVESLAKQLKKHKEKLRTHLGKADSPVVAEPEF; translated from the coding sequence ATGAAAATTCGTGTGCAATCCATTCGTTTCACAGCCGACATCAAATTAATTGACTTTATTCAACGCAAGTTAGATAAACTTGATTCGTTTTTTGATCACGTGATAGACGGAGATGTTTTTCTGAGGCTCGACAAAGCTGAGGATGATGCGAACAAGATTGTAGAAATTAAAATTAATATTCCCGGAAAAGACCTCTTTGTAAAAGAACAGCGTCAGTCGTTTGAAGAAGCCACCGATGTTGCCGTAGAATCATTAGCCAAACAACTAAAAAAGCATAAAGAAAAATTAAGGACACATTTGGGAAAAGCAGACTCACCTGTAGTAGCTGAACCTGAATTTTAA
- the tuf gene encoding elongation factor Tu: MAKEKFDRSKEHLNIGTIGHVDHGKTTLTAAITKVLADAGLSEARSFDSIDSAPEEKERGITINTAHVEYSTATRHYAHVDCPGHADYVKNMVTGAAQMDGAILVVAATDGPMPQTREHILLARQVGVPKIVVFMNKVDMVDDPELLDLVEMEIRELLSFYEFDGDNTPIIRGSALGGLNGDAKWVATIMELMNAVDTFIPVPPRLKDLPFLMPVEDVFSITGRGTVATGRIERGVINSGDPVQIIGMGAEDLKSTVTGVEMFRKILDYGEAGDNVGLLLRGIEKTDIRRGMVIVKPGSVTPHADFKAEIYVLSKAEGGRHTPFFNKYRPQFYFRTTDVTGEISLEPGVEMVMPGDNVTINVKLISAIAMEKGLRFAIREGGRTVGAGQVTEIVK, encoded by the coding sequence ATGGCAAAAGAAAAATTTGACCGTTCCAAGGAACACTTGAACATTGGAACAATTGGTCACGTTGACCACGGTAAAACTACCTTGACTGCCGCTATCACTAAAGTATTAGCAGATGCAGGTTTGTCAGAAGCTCGTTCATTCGATTCTATCGACTCTGCTCCTGAAGAAAAAGAGCGTGGTATTACCATTAACACTGCACACGTTGAGTACTCTACTGCTACTCGTCACTATGCACACGTTGACTGTCCAGGTCACGCTGACTATGTGAAAAACATGGTTACTGGTGCTGCTCAGATGGACGGTGCTATCTTGGTAGTAGCTGCTACTGATGGTCCTATGCCACAAACTCGTGAGCACATCCTTCTTGCTCGTCAGGTAGGAGTTCCTAAAATTGTTGTGTTCATGAACAAAGTAGACATGGTTGACGATCCAGAATTGTTAGACCTAGTTGAAATGGAAATTCGTGAATTATTATCATTCTATGAATTCGACGGTGATAACACTCCAATTATCCGTGGTTCTGCTCTTGGTGGTTTGAACGGCGATGCTAAATGGGTTGCTACTATCATGGAATTAATGAATGCTGTTGATACTTTCATCCCAGTTCCACCACGTTTGAAAGATCTTCCTTTCTTGATGCCTGTTGAAGACGTATTCTCGATCACTGGTCGTGGTACAGTAGCAACTGGTCGTATCGAGCGCGGTGTGATCAACTCAGGTGACCCAGTTCAAATCATTGGTATGGGTGCAGAAGATTTGAAATCAACTGTTACTGGTGTTGAGATGTTCCGTAAAATCTTAGATTACGGTGAGGCTGGTGATAACGTAGGTTTATTGTTACGTGGTATTGAGAAAACTGATATCCGTCGTGGTATGGTTATCGTGAAACCAGGTTCAGTAACTCCTCACGCTGACTTCAAAGCTGAGATCTATGTATTGAGCAAAGCTGAAGGTGGTCGTCACACTCCATTCTTCAACAAATACCGTCCTCAGTTCTATTTCCGTACTACTGACGTAACTGGTGAGATTTCACTTGAGCCAGGAGTAGAAATGGTAATGCCAGGTGATAACGTTACAATCAACGTTAAATTAATCAGCGCAATCGCTATGGAAAAAGGTCTTCGTTTCGCTATCCGCGAAGGTGGTCGTACCGTAGGTGCTGGTCAGGTAACTGAAATCGTTAAATAA